The following proteins are encoded in a genomic region of Fervidobacterium pennivorans DSM 9078:
- a CDS encoding DDE-type integrase/transposase/recombinase, whose product MNNSTLSCPKCGSTSLYKNGHDKYGNQQFLCKLCHHSFKLSHSHKRKNFSFPYPKCTSCGKSMQIYKVRRSFVVFRCRACRTKDRVPFNLPEPVTLIPEKFKYFRFPIFFVLKAFVLYMKHNMSYRSLAHSLNIKVSHVTIYKWVIKLCTLFSVLFPTFTIENVFSVHADETVLVFKEQKYYVWLLVDHETNLILCWHVSKYRDMGQVKVLLEKFFGNSKPRNIELITDGLGAYESAVKLLFRNINHVVVPLGKNNQCESKFSLLKDFFRLKRGLKNTKNLAKYIQGFCVVKNLWKTHNGNINCILSHLHSFITTS is encoded by the coding sequence ATGAACAACTCAACGCTCTCTTGTCCAAAATGCGGTTCCACCAGCTTATACAAAAACGGTCATGACAAATACGGTAACCAACAATTCCTTTGCAAACTCTGCCATCATTCTTTCAAACTCTCCCATTCTCACAAACGCAAAAACTTCTCTTTCCCTTATCCCAAATGCACTTCTTGTGGTAAATCTATGCAAATTTACAAAGTCCGTCGCTCTTTCGTTGTCTTCCGTTGTAGAGCTTGTCGTACCAAAGATAGAGTACCTTTTAACCTCCCCGAACCAGTCACCCTTATTCCTGAGAAATTTAAATACTTCCGCTTCCCTATCTTTTTCGTCTTAAAGGCTTTCGTTTTGTATATGAAACACAATATGTCTTATCGCTCTCTTGCTCATTCTCTTAATATCAAAGTATCTCATGTCACCATATACAAATGGGTTATTAAATTGTGTACTTTATTCTCTGTACTTTTTCCAACATTTACCATCGAAAATGTTTTCTCAGTTCATGCTGATGAAACTGTTCTTGTGTTCAAAGAACAAAAGTACTATGTTTGGCTATTAGTTGATCACGAAACTAACTTAATTCTTTGTTGGCATGTCTCAAAGTATCGTGATATGGGACAAGTCAAAGTATTGCTCGAGAAGTTCTTTGGTAATTCAAAACCTAGAAACATTGAACTTATTACTGATGGACTTGGTGCATATGAAAGTGCAGTAAAGCTGTTGTTCAGAAATATCAATCACGTAGTGGTACCGCTCGGTAAAAACAATCAATGTGAATCTAAGTTTTCATTGTTGAAAGACTTTTTCCGACTCAAGCGAGGGCTGAAGAATACGAAGAATTTAGCAAAATACATTCAAGGCTTTTGTGTAGTGAAGAATCTTTGGAAAACACACAATGGCAATATCAATTGCATTCTTTCACACTTACACTCTTTCATCACTACAAGTTAA
- a CDS encoding endonuclease V: MKSMVDISNFLYPKTLEEAERIQKEFLKKLVLVPLDFSKVSLIAGVDVSYVDDQALGIVVVINKNFEIIEVVHERLKVTFPYIPGFLAFREAPVILKCFEKLKNTPDVILFDGQGIAHPRRLGIASHVGILLNIPTIGVAKTILYGKCEKPSFVGQATELKDRNGEVIGFCYLSKKNTKPIVISPGYKTDLESSLHIVKSLLNGFKLPEPVRLAHYYSQKLKM; encoded by the coding sequence ATGAAAAGTATGGTTGATATTTCAAATTTTTTGTACCCAAAGACTCTAGAGGAAGCAGAAAGGATACAAAAAGAATTTTTGAAAAAACTTGTCTTAGTTCCTCTTGATTTTTCTAAGGTGTCTTTGATTGCTGGTGTTGATGTTAGCTATGTTGACGACCAGGCATTAGGAATTGTTGTTGTGATAAATAAGAACTTTGAAATTATTGAAGTAGTGCATGAAAGGCTTAAGGTTACCTTTCCGTATATTCCAGGGTTCCTTGCTTTTCGAGAGGCACCTGTAATTTTAAAATGTTTTGAAAAACTCAAAAATACTCCGGATGTAATCTTGTTTGACGGTCAAGGAATTGCGCACCCTCGAAGGCTTGGAATAGCATCACATGTTGGTATACTCCTGAATATTCCTACAATCGGAGTAGCAAAGACTATATTATATGGGAAGTGTGAAAAACCTTCCTTTGTTGGACAGGCCACCGAACTAAAGGATAGAAACGGAGAAGTCATAGGCTTTTGTTATCTTTCAAAGAAAAATACAAAACCAATAGTAATTTCCCCAGGATATAAAACGGATCTAGAAAGTTCCCTCCATATTGTTAAATCCCTCCTAAATGGTTTTAAACTACCGGAACCTGTAAGACTAGCCCACTACTATTCACAAAAACTGAAAATGTGA
- a CDS encoding amidohydrolase: MLLKNGKALIGLELRNCDIRIENGMIKEISENLVPLDNEDVIDLTGKIITPGFVNTHTHVAMSLLRGYAEDLPFKEWLFGKILPAEERLTPEAVYYGSLVSMMEMAAHGVVAFCDMYFHEDMVAKAVADFGLKALLTRGLVDTGGDDNGRLEENLKLFRKWNEYEDRIYIGLGPHAPYSCSKSYLSKIVDIAKTEDIPVTMHFFENAWEYEMYTPREIMDIGFHKVHFIPVHCTQLKREDIPLLEGSYPSINTVSNMKLGNGIPPVTEMLKNGIKITIGTDGPASNNSQNLLSDLRISVLAQKSYSPENFKVEEAFNAITRNGYLALRLTGGTIEVGNPADFAIFEASHIQLQPIDNFLKNLIHAYTDRVYATMVNGRFVYINGSYPTVDVEEVLEKFSTFSRMVTGTES; encoded by the coding sequence ATGCTTTTGAAGAATGGTAAAGCTCTTATTGGATTAGAACTTAGAAATTGTGATATCAGAATAGAGAACGGAATGATAAAAGAAATATCTGAAAACTTGGTTCCATTAGATAATGAAGATGTCATTGACCTAACAGGGAAGATAATTACTCCTGGTTTTGTTAACACTCACACCCATGTTGCTATGTCTTTACTCAGAGGATATGCGGAAGACCTTCCGTTCAAAGAGTGGCTCTTTGGTAAAATACTTCCAGCTGAAGAAAGACTCACGCCCGAAGCCGTTTATTACGGTTCGCTAGTCTCTATGATGGAAATGGCGGCGCATGGTGTTGTTGCCTTTTGCGATATGTATTTCCATGAAGATATGGTAGCAAAAGCTGTGGCTGATTTTGGTTTGAAGGCATTGCTGACCAGAGGGCTTGTTGACACTGGTGGGGATGACAACGGTAGACTTGAAGAAAATTTGAAATTATTCAGAAAGTGGAATGAATATGAGGATAGAATCTACATTGGACTTGGTCCACATGCTCCTTACAGCTGTTCTAAAAGTTATCTTTCAAAGATTGTAGATATCGCAAAAACAGAAGATATTCCAGTAACGATGCATTTTTTTGAAAATGCATGGGAATACGAAATGTATACTCCCAGGGAAATCATGGACATAGGATTCCACAAAGTACACTTCATTCCCGTCCATTGCACACAGTTAAAACGTGAAGATATACCTTTGCTTGAAGGCTCATATCCGTCAATAAACACAGTAAGCAATATGAAACTTGGAAACGGAATACCACCTGTCACTGAGATGCTCAAGAATGGAATTAAAATTACAATTGGAACAGACGGACCTGCAAGCAATAACTCACAAAATTTACTTTCCGATTTAAGGATTTCTGTTTTAGCTCAGAAGAGTTATTCACCCGAGAATTTCAAAGTTGAAGAGGCATTCAACGCTATAACAAGGAACGGTTATTTAGCGCTCCGTTTAACTGGTGGGACAATCGAAGTGGGGAACCCTGCCGATTTTGCGATTTTCGAAGCCTCACACATCCAGTTACAACCAATCGATAACTTTTTGAAGAACCTCATTCACGCTTACACCGATAGGGTTTATGCAACAATGGTAAATGGTAGATTCGTCTATATTAATGGCTCATATCCGACGGTTGACGTTGAGGAGGTGTTGGAAAAATTTTCGACTTTCTCGAGGATGGTTACAGGTACAGAAAGCTAA
- a CDS encoding SLC13 family permease — protein MKLVVALTFSLVLYFVVTGKLNKTIAAMVGGLTLLAIRVFPDPYEGLKESIDINTLLFLIGMMIFVRVMETSGIFEYIAIKTVKIAGTSLPKLFFAMTFVVAFVSAFIDNVTTILIFVPVTFAIGDILNIDPIPFVLGEIFASNIGGTMTPIGDPPNILITSAAKIPFTEFIKYMIPVNLIILFLTDVSLVVIFRKEFNRQFSREFLDGFDESKVIKSRRRFVIASGFMFFVIFLFLLQKPLKLESSIIGLIAGFFGLLIFEPQEITPFLEKVEWEVIFFFLGLFIITGAMEKVGIMKDIANFLVKISSGSMVTLSSVIVWASGILSGFVDNIPFTATMIPVIKGLPAISPQFSNITPLWYALALGACLGGNLTPVGASANVVGLTLTKKYKGKEITFRNFIKYSFFVVFISLAVSNVYSLILLKIL, from the coding sequence TTGAAATTAGTAGTAGCCTTGACGTTTTCGTTAGTTTTGTACTTTGTTGTTACTGGAAAACTCAACAAAACCATTGCCGCTATGGTTGGAGGATTAACATTATTAGCTATAAGAGTTTTTCCTGACCCGTATGAAGGTTTAAAAGAATCTATAGACATCAATACTTTGCTCTTTCTCATTGGTATGATGATATTTGTACGCGTAATGGAAACCTCAGGGATATTTGAGTACATAGCTATTAAGACTGTCAAAATCGCTGGCACGAGCTTACCAAAATTGTTTTTTGCCATGACATTTGTTGTTGCTTTTGTTTCAGCTTTTATCGATAACGTAACAACGATTCTGATATTCGTTCCTGTTACATTTGCAATCGGCGATATTCTAAACATAGACCCTATTCCTTTTGTTCTTGGAGAGATATTCGCATCTAACATTGGTGGTACAATGACTCCAATAGGTGATCCACCAAACATATTAATTACTTCCGCAGCCAAGATTCCATTCACTGAGTTCATAAAATATATGATTCCTGTGAATTTAATTATATTGTTTTTGACCGATGTTTCACTGGTCGTTATTTTCAGAAAGGAATTCAATAGGCAATTTTCAAGGGAGTTTCTAGATGGATTTGATGAATCAAAGGTTATTAAAAGCAGAAGACGATTTGTAATAGCTTCTGGATTCATGTTTTTCGTAATCTTTTTATTCCTGCTACAAAAACCTCTAAAGCTCGAAAGCTCTATTATAGGTCTTATTGCTGGTTTTTTTGGTTTGTTGATATTTGAACCTCAAGAGATTACTCCATTTTTGGAAAAGGTGGAGTGGGAAGTTATCTTCTTCTTCCTTGGTCTTTTCATTATAACGGGTGCTATGGAGAAAGTTGGGATAATGAAAGACATAGCAAATTTCCTTGTTAAGATATCATCTGGTTCCATGGTTACCCTGTCTTCCGTTATAGTGTGGGCATCTGGCATTCTTTCTGGATTTGTAGACAACATCCCGTTTACTGCAACAATGATTCCGGTGATAAAAGGTTTACCAGCAATCAGTCCCCAATTTTCCAACATAACTCCGCTCTGGTACGCTTTGGCTTTGGGCGCTTGTTTAGGTGGTAACCTGACGCCTGTTGGTGCATCGGCAAACGTCGTTGGACTTACACTCACGAAAAAATACAAAGGTAAAGAGATAACGTTTCGCAATTTTATTAAATATTCTTTTTTTGTTGTTTTCATAAGTTTGGCAGTTTCGAATGTATATTCATTAATACTTCTCAAAATTCTTTAA
- a CDS encoding SLC13 family permease: MIGIVLLLYAVAYAYIIFLPQISSVTTFLFGLTSVLVIGNFDFSRLSLIIDFNTLFILLGMMTLVSILKENGVFVEISKIILKASRGRVYVAIFFIYFAIFFLSSFLDNVTTILIFIPILFYISDALQIDSKLLLINAVLFSNLGGMTTAIGDPPNIIIYSVSRLSFISFITHLMPVGIALLLVQFIFLGRKLRAEAVNTIFQSSVENDTSQNRKWQYYLLAFVFIVTLMVFHEELGIELGTIIMLGAMSVLFVEGKNFQSVVDEIDWDTLILISGLYLLNFSIEHLNFYRPFVSVLSKINSPYLLVLSVLWSSIFLTGFLSALPVTLMYLVIIKKLVLMGAPNTLYWALAIGVGIGGNLTPIASMCNIVGNNLFKNLKNERLTFLQFTKNMLKPVLLSGIISSVFLLVFSFTGF, from the coding sequence TTGATTGGAATAGTTTTGCTTTTGTATGCAGTAGCTTACGCTTACATAATTTTTTTGCCTCAAATTTCTTCTGTAACAACGTTTTTGTTCGGCTTAACGTCAGTCTTAGTTATTGGTAACTTTGACTTTTCACGGTTATCCTTAATCATCGATTTTAACACTCTGTTTATTCTTCTTGGAATGATGACATTGGTTTCCATTTTAAAGGAAAACGGTGTTTTTGTTGAAATCTCCAAAATAATCCTAAAAGCCAGTAGAGGAAGGGTTTACGTAGCTATATTCTTCATATACTTCGCTATATTCTTCCTCTCGAGTTTCTTGGATAATGTCACTACTATTTTGATTTTCATACCGATACTTTTCTATATTTCCGACGCGCTTCAAATAGATTCTAAATTGCTCCTTATAAATGCTGTGCTTTTTTCCAACCTAGGTGGAATGACAACAGCCATAGGCGACCCTCCAAACATAATTATTTACAGCGTGTCCCGTTTGAGTTTCATATCTTTTATAACCCATCTAATGCCTGTTGGTATAGCTCTGCTGCTTGTACAATTTATATTCTTAGGGAGAAAACTCCGTGCAGAAGCTGTAAATACGATATTCCAATCAAGTGTGGAGAACGATACTTCTCAAAACCGTAAATGGCAGTATTATCTACTTGCATTTGTTTTTATTGTTACTTTGATGGTCTTTCACGAAGAACTTGGTATTGAGCTTGGAACAATAATAATGCTAGGAGCGATGAGCGTTTTGTTTGTTGAGGGGAAAAATTTTCAATCGGTTGTAGATGAAATTGACTGGGACACATTAATACTCATATCAGGTTTGTACCTTTTGAATTTTTCAATAGAGCACCTTAATTTTTATAGACCTTTTGTCTCCGTACTTTCCAAAATAAACAGTCCGTATTTGCTCGTTTTGTCTGTTCTGTGGTCTTCAATTTTCTTGACAGGATTTCTAAGCGCCCTACCAGTTACCCTAATGTATTTGGTCATCATTAAAAAATTAGTCCTTATGGGAGCACCCAATACACTGTACTGGGCCCTTGCCATTGGAGTTGGCATCGGGGGGAACTTGACCCCGATAGCATCTATGTGTAATATCGTTGGTAACAACCTTTTCAAGAATTTAAAAAACGAACGATTAACGTTTCTTCAGTTCACAAAGAATATGTTGAAGCCGGTTTTGCTTAGTGGTATAATCTCAAGTGTGTTTTTGTTAGTCTTTTCCTTCACCGGGTTTTAA
- a CDS encoding TIGR01212 family radical SAM protein (This family includes YhcC from E. coli K-12, an uncharacterized radical SAM protein.): protein MFDFLEDGYRYRKLSVELKKKFGEKVQRLPLNAGFTCPNRENGRPGCFFCDETGSGFSTFAGLSVKEQLEKMKQKYRKKGIRKFIAYFQNYTNTYAPLDVLRQTYTEAIDEDVVQLDIATRPDCINEEILKMVDEIRKGYGIQVSFDVGLQTANYHTLVKINRGHTLGEYIYAVNLLKKYEFEVVSHVILNLPGDNTLDVVESAKIISALGVDGVKLHSLYVVEGSMFGEMFKAGKLQLGTLEEYVERAVAFLENLSPRIVIHRLVADPPLTGTLFGNWGRTKTEIVNLIENRLIEKDTYQGKRAKIM from the coding sequence ATTTTCGACTTTCTCGAGGATGGTTACAGGTACAGAAAGCTAAGCGTTGAATTAAAAAAGAAGTTTGGGGAAAAGGTACAAAGATTACCGCTTAACGCAGGTTTCACGTGTCCAAATAGAGAAAATGGAAGACCAGGTTGTTTTTTCTGCGATGAAACGGGTAGTGGTTTTAGCACTTTTGCAGGATTAAGTGTTAAAGAACAGTTAGAGAAAATGAAGCAGAAGTACCGAAAAAAAGGTATTAGAAAATTCATTGCGTATTTTCAAAACTATACAAACACTTACGCCCCCTTAGACGTCTTGAGACAGACCTATACAGAAGCGATAGATGAAGATGTTGTTCAACTTGATATCGCAACAAGACCAGACTGCATAAACGAAGAAATTTTAAAGATGGTTGACGAGATAAGGAAAGGTTACGGTATTCAGGTCTCTTTTGATGTAGGTTTGCAAACTGCAAATTATCATACTTTGGTTAAGATAAACAGAGGACACACGTTGGGAGAATACATTTACGCTGTGAATCTTCTGAAAAAATATGAATTTGAAGTTGTATCGCACGTAATTTTGAATTTGCCAGGAGATAATACATTAGATGTTGTAGAAAGCGCAAAGATAATTTCCGCACTTGGAGTGGATGGTGTGAAACTTCATTCGTTGTATGTTGTCGAAGGCTCCATGTTCGGTGAGATGTTTAAAGCAGGAAAATTACAGTTAGGAACTCTTGAAGAATACGTGGAGCGAGCAGTTGCTTTCCTTGAGAATCTATCGCCACGGATAGTTATTCATAGACTTGTTGCAGACCCACCCTTAACTGGTACACTTTTTGGAAATTGGGGAAGGACAAAAACCGAGATCGTTAACTTGATAGAAAATAGATTGATAGAAAAAGATACTTACCAAGGCAAAAGGGCTAAGATAATGTAA
- a CDS encoding peroxiredoxin, translating into MLQKGSIAPDFELFDTNLQRVKLSEIQGKVVLVFYPGAFTSVCEKELCTFRDMLARFNNLNATVLGISVDSPFTNKAFAEKNRLNFSLLSDFGGMIARQYGGVHENFAGIPHYTVAKRAVFVVENGQVIYAWVTEDPRVEPLYDEIEKVL; encoded by the coding sequence ATGCTCCAAAAAGGTTCAATAGCTCCAGATTTTGAATTGTTTGATACAAATCTACAGAGAGTAAAACTCTCGGAGATCCAAGGAAAGGTAGTTTTGGTCTTTTATCCCGGGGCTTTTACAAGTGTCTGTGAAAAAGAACTTTGCACTTTCCGAGACATGCTAGCAAGATTCAACAATTTAAACGCAACTGTGCTTGGAATCAGTGTTGACAGCCCGTTTACTAACAAAGCATTTGCCGAGAAAAACAGACTCAATTTTAGTTTGCTCTCAGATTTTGGAGGCATGATTGCTCGGCAATACGGTGGTGTGCATGAGAACTTTGCCGGTATTCCACACTACACAGTTGCTAAGAGGGCTGTTTTCGTTGTTGAAAACGGACAAGTAATTTACGCGTGGGTTACTGAAGATCCACGGGTAGAGCCATTATATGATGAGATTGAAAAGGTACTTTGA
- a CDS encoding ferritin encodes MSEKVFKALNEQVGKEIFSAYLYLSMATYFDAIDLPGFAKWMKMQAKEELEHAMKIYDFLYERGSRVELPALEKPKSNWKSPLEAFEAAYEHEKSITKSINNILEIARKEKDYATEQFLAWFIKEQVEEEAQTDLIVRKLKKLQDSPTGLYMLDRELGSRE; translated from the coding sequence ATGAGTGAAAAGGTATTTAAAGCTTTAAATGAGCAAGTAGGTAAAGAGATTTTCTCGGCATATTTATATCTTTCAATGGCAACATACTTCGATGCTATAGATTTGCCAGGTTTTGCAAAATGGATGAAAATGCAAGCCAAGGAAGAATTAGAACACGCAATGAAGATTTATGATTTTCTTTATGAACGCGGGTCAAGGGTTGAACTTCCTGCTTTGGAGAAACCTAAGAGCAATTGGAAAAGCCCGTTAGAAGCATTTGAAGCAGCGTATGAACACGAGAAATCCATAACAAAAAGCATCAACAATATACTGGAAATCGCAAGGAAAGAGAAAGATTACGCTACTGAACAGTTCCTTGCATGGTTTATAAAAGAGCAGGTTGAAGAAGAGGCTCAAACAGATTTGATAGTTAGAAAACTCAAAAAGCTCCAAGACAGTCCAACAGGTCTATACATGCTCGATAGAGAACTTGGAAGTAGAGAATAA
- a CDS encoding tetratricopeptide repeat protein, giving the protein MSSERSYLLWEQPNGRFLVFLITFVIFLSHVTLLLAVSQKAIEYYSAAELSYKSGDYSTALKNYELAFSTDPTIEGYDSQIKFKMGISAYMMGDYDKARSYLAGYNNEFVRALLDSISQRKAQDEWKKWISTYRPTTVEEATQVASQVEKKSKSNFLPIFLIFVITFAVLLIAEFRIYKARRMVIELPKKPAEATLPPSTVGQNVSESFVEPSEKLFSEEFELIPKEARIVDFEQLLQSEIDVFKDIFEQIPQKEETKQKPTEAKGAEELEKEHLAEAPEKEVEREKIVEEILGETKELIEDLGKEIVTQPQEKMSQVEQIEMESIEAGLLSKLRVQRDSWVEESQPSAEFYEEMQKDFSEYDTLEKITEEETKILVEKLIKLRQGENN; this is encoded by the coding sequence ATGTCTTCTGAACGCTCCTACTTACTGTGGGAACAACCCAATGGAAGATTTTTGGTTTTTCTAATCACATTTGTGATATTTTTAAGTCATGTGACCTTACTGTTAGCAGTTTCACAGAAGGCAATAGAATATTACTCTGCTGCGGAACTTTCCTATAAATCCGGGGACTATTCGACTGCTTTGAAAAATTACGAGTTAGCGTTCTCGACCGATCCTACAATAGAAGGATACGATTCTCAGATAAAGTTTAAAATGGGTATATCTGCCTATATGATGGGTGACTACGACAAAGCAAGAAGTTATCTTGCCGGTTACAACAATGAATTTGTCAGAGCCCTGCTTGATTCTATAAGCCAGCGAAAAGCTCAGGATGAATGGAAAAAATGGATTTCAACCTACAGACCAACAACTGTAGAAGAAGCTACACAAGTAGCTTCTCAAGTGGAGAAAAAATCTAAAAGTAACTTTTTACCTATTTTTCTCATCTTTGTGATAACATTTGCTGTTCTTTTGATTGCAGAGTTTAGAATTTACAAAGCTAGAAGGATGGTAATTGAGCTTCCTAAAAAACCTGCCGAAGCCACCTTGCCACCCTCGACCGTTGGTCAAAATGTTTCTGAAAGTTTTGTAGAGCCTTCTGAAAAATTGTTTTCTGAGGAGTTCGAACTTATACCAAAAGAAGCAAGAATTGTTGATTTTGAACAACTATTGCAAAGTGAAATTGATGTTTTCAAAGATATCTTCGAACAAATACCTCAAAAAGAGGAAACAAAGCAAAAACCAACAGAAGCTAAAGGTGCAGAAGAATTAGAAAAAGAACATTTAGCTGAGGCTCCTGAGAAAGAGGTTGAAAGAGAAAAGATCGTTGAGGAAATACTGGGCGAAACTAAAGAATTAATCGAGGACCTGGGGAAAGAAATAGTTACACAACCACAAGAAAAGATGTCTCAAGTAGAACAGATAGAGATGGAAAGTATTGAAGCAGGACTTTTAAGTAAATTGAGGGTTCAAAGAGATAGCTGGGTTGAAGAAAGCCAGCCTTCAGCCGAATTCTACGAGGAGATGCAAAAAGATTTCTCGGAATATGACACTTTGGAAAAAATAACAGAAGAAGAAACTAAAATATTAGTTGAAAAACTCATTAAACTTAGGCAGGGTGAGAATAATTGA
- a CDS encoding ABC transporter substrate-binding protein, with translation MKKVLVALLSVLLAAVLLAFDPTVYVSATIGEPDTLDPHLAYDTASGEVIYNVYENLIQYKGRSVSEFEPKLATEVPTVKNGLIKDGGKTYIFPIRKGVKFHNGNPLTPEDVEYSFERGLLYDPEGGPMWMLWYAIFGVHSRDEALEEFVGKPVSEIYDKNGEPKPEYKQKLIDFYKQVVDPAIEVQGDNVVIKLKRPYGPFLNIIAQSANWAAILDKETCVKLGLWDGKPDTWWKYKDMQKEKSPLYAWAMGTGPFKFVEWDRKQQKVTLVANENYWREPPKLKKVIIWGIDEWSTRKAMLEKGDADSIAVVLEYLDQLRGNKDIQIIENIPTLSVTVVGFNWSINPSSKYVGSGKLDGNGIPLDFFSDVYARKAVAAAINYDALIRDVLKGFGKRIPTALPEGLLGFDPTLPLYKFNLNEVRANLQKAWNGEVLKKGIKFSVAYNQGNVARQRIAEMIKMYMEMAAPGKVKIDVQPLQWPTFLDATKRGELPVFILGWVADFPDPDNFIFTYYHSKGDYSTRQGKKFQEFVSTPRKELGGKSLDQLIEQAAAETDPAVRAKLYLQIQKFVVDNCISVPVYQPVGVRVQRTWVKGWYDNPMRPGHDFYILYKEK, from the coding sequence GTGAAGAAGGTACTGGTAGCATTGCTGAGTGTTCTCCTCGCGGCAGTTCTCCTTGCGTTTGATCCCACGGTTTACGTGTCGGCAACCATAGGCGAACCGGACACTCTCGATCCACATCTGGCTTATGACACAGCAAGTGGCGAGGTTATTTACAACGTCTACGAAAACCTTATTCAGTACAAAGGCAGAAGTGTTAGTGAATTCGAACCAAAGTTAGCAACAGAGGTTCCAACGGTTAAGAACGGTCTTATAAAAGACGGTGGTAAGACCTACATCTTCCCAATAAGGAAAGGGGTAAAGTTCCACAACGGAAACCCATTGACACCAGAAGATGTTGAATACTCATTTGAACGCGGTCTTCTCTATGACCCAGAAGGCGGTCCAATGTGGATGCTTTGGTATGCAATCTTTGGCGTCCACTCAAGAGATGAAGCTCTCGAAGAGTTTGTTGGGAAACCAGTTAGTGAAATATACGATAAAAACGGCGAGCCAAAACCGGAATATAAACAAAAACTGATAGACTTCTACAAACAAGTTGTCGACCCAGCGATAGAAGTTCAGGGAGACAACGTTGTTATCAAGCTCAAGAGACCATACGGTCCATTCCTCAATATCATCGCACAAAGTGCAAACTGGGCAGCAATCCTTGACAAAGAAACATGTGTTAAACTTGGTCTTTGGGATGGAAAACCAGATACATGGTGGAAATACAAGGATATGCAAAAAGAAAAATCACCACTATATGCATGGGCAATGGGTACTGGACCTTTCAAATTTGTGGAATGGGACAGAAAACAACAAAAAGTTACGCTTGTTGCTAATGAAAACTACTGGAGAGAACCTCCAAAACTAAAGAAAGTAATAATCTGGGGCATCGACGAATGGTCAACAAGAAAAGCAATGCTTGAGAAAGGTGACGCAGATTCTATAGCAGTGGTTCTTGAATACCTCGACCAACTTAGAGGTAACAAGGATATTCAGATTATCGAAAACATTCCGACACTCTCTGTAACAGTTGTTGGTTTCAACTGGTCTATCAACCCATCAAGTAAGTATGTTGGAAGTGGAAAACTGGATGGTAACGGAATACCTCTTGACTTCTTCAGCGACGTATATGCCAGAAAAGCTGTTGCAGCAGCTATTAACTACGATGCACTCATTAGGGATGTTCTAAAAGGTTTTGGTAAGAGAATTCCAACGGCGTTGCCAGAAGGATTACTTGGATTTGACCCAACTCTGCCACTTTACAAATTTAATTTGAACGAAGTGCGCGCAAATCTCCAGAAAGCTTGGAATGGAGAAGTATTGAAGAAAGGAATCAAGTTCAGTGTTGCTTACAACCAGGGTAACGTTGCAAGACAAAGAATTGCAGAAATGATAAAGATGTACATGGAAATGGCAGCACCTGGAAAAGTTAAGATAGATGTTCAACCACTCCAATGGCCAACATTCCTTGATGCAACAAAGCGTGGAGAACTTCCAGTGTTTATACTTGGCTGGGTTGCTGACTTCCCAGACCCAGACAATTTCATATTTACCTACTACCACAGCAAAGGCGATTACTCGACCAGACAAGGTAAGAAATTCCAGGAATTCGTAAGCACTCCAAGAAAAGAACTTGGCGGTAAGAGCCTTGACCAGCTCATCGAACAAGCCGCAGCAGAAACAGATCCAGCAGTTAGGGCAAAACTTTACTTGCAGATTCAAAAGTTCGTTGTTGACAACTGTATTAGTGTTCCAGTTTACCAACCAGTTGGTGTTCGAGTCCAAAGAACGTGGGTAAAAGGTTGGTATGACAACCCAATGAGACCTGGTCACGATTTCTACATACTTTACAAAGAAAAGTAA